A genomic segment from Sulfitobacter mediterraneus encodes:
- a CDS encoding protein meaA, which yields MSDPKTDHKDASAAPKTDRPWLIRTYAGHSTAAASNALYRANLAKGQTGLSVAFDLPTQTGYDSDHVLSRGEVGKVGVPVSHLGDMRMLFKDIPLEQMNTSMTINATAPWLLALYIAAAEEQGAGVSKLQGTVQNDLIKEYLSRGTYICPPAPSLRMIADVAEYCYTNVPKWNPMNVCSYHLQEAGATPEQELAFALATATAVLDALKPRVPAEDFPALAGRISFFVNAGIRFVTEMCKMRAFVDLWDEILETRYGVQDPKYRRFRYGVQVNSLGLTEQQPENNVYRILIEMLAVTLSKKARARAVQLPAWNEALGLPRPWDQQWSMRMQQILAYETDLLEFDDLFDGNPAVDAKVEMLKDGARAELANLDGMGGAISAIDYMKGRLVESNAERLGRIEAGETVVVGVNKWQQGEPSPLMTGDGGIMVVDPAVEAEQIDRLNQWRAERDESAVKAALADLRAAAAEGRNVMEPSIAAAKAGVTTGEWAAQMRAVHGEYRGPTGVAAGQSNKTEGLDDLRSAVDAVSDRLGRRLKFLVGKPGLDGHSNGAEQIAVRARDCGMDISYEGIRLTPAEIVEAAQKDKAHVVGLSILSGSHIPLVEDLMTQMREAGLGHIPVIVGGIIPDDDAARLSAMGVARVYTPKDFELNVIMGDIVTLADPEAVAAE from the coding sequence ATGTCAGACCCAAAGACCGACCACAAAGATGCATCCGCAGCACCCAAGACAGATCGCCCCTGGTTGATCCGGACCTATGCGGGCCACTCCACCGCTGCGGCGTCCAATGCGCTTTATCGGGCCAATCTGGCCAAGGGACAAACCGGCCTGTCCGTGGCATTCGATCTGCCCACCCAGACCGGATATGACAGCGATCACGTGCTGTCGCGCGGCGAGGTTGGCAAAGTGGGCGTGCCGGTCAGCCATTTGGGCGATATGCGGATGCTGTTCAAAGACATTCCGCTGGAGCAGATGAACACCTCCATGACAATCAACGCCACCGCGCCATGGCTTTTGGCCCTCTATATCGCTGCGGCTGAGGAACAGGGCGCGGGCGTGTCGAAACTGCAGGGGACGGTGCAGAACGACCTGATCAAGGAATACCTCAGCCGGGGCACCTATATCTGCCCGCCTGCCCCGTCGCTGCGGATGATCGCGGACGTGGCTGAATACTGCTATACCAACGTGCCGAAATGGAACCCGATGAACGTTTGTTCCTATCACCTGCAAGAGGCCGGTGCGACGCCCGAACAGGAACTGGCCTTTGCCTTGGCCACCGCCACCGCCGTTCTCGATGCGCTCAAGCCGCGCGTCCCTGCGGAGGATTTTCCCGCACTTGCAGGGCGTATCTCGTTTTTCGTGAACGCAGGCATCCGTTTCGTGACCGAAATGTGCAAAATGCGGGCCTTCGTCGATCTGTGGGATGAAATTCTCGAAACACGATATGGCGTGCAGGATCCCAAATACCGCCGTTTCCGTTATGGTGTGCAGGTCAATTCGCTTGGCCTGACCGAACAGCAGCCCGAAAACAATGTCTACCGCATTCTGATCGAAATGCTGGCCGTGACACTTTCCAAAAAGGCCCGCGCCCGCGCCGTGCAATTGCCCGCCTGGAATGAGGCACTTGGCCTGCCCCGCCCCTGGGATCAGCAATGGTCAATGCGGATGCAACAGATCCTGGCCTATGAAACTGATCTGCTCGAATTTGACGATCTGTTTGACGGCAACCCGGCTGTGGATGCCAAAGTCGAGATGCTCAAAGACGGGGCGCGTGCCGAATTGGCCAATCTTGACGGTATGGGCGGCGCTATTTCCGCCATCGACTATATGAAAGGCCGTCTGGTCGAAAGCAACGCCGAACGCCTTGGCCGGATCGAGGCCGGCGAAACCGTGGTGGTGGGCGTCAACAAATGGCAGCAGGGCGAACCGTCCCCGCTGATGACCGGCGATGGCGGCATCATGGTTGTGGATCCTGCGGTGGAGGCCGAACAGATCGACCGTTTGAACCAATGGCGGGCCGAGCGGGATGAAAGTGCGGTCAAGGCCGCGCTGGCCGATCTGCGGGCCGCTGCCGCCGAGGGCCGCAATGTGATGGAGCCGTCGATTGCCGCCGCCAAAGCGGGCGTAACCACCGGTGAATGGGCCGCGCAAATGCGGGCCGTGCATGGCGAATATCGCGGGCCAACCGGCGTGGCCGCAGGTCAGTCGAACAAGACCGAGGGCTTGGATGATCTGCGCAGTGCCGTTGATGCGGTCAGTGACCGTCTGGGCCGCCGCTTGAAATTCCTCGTCGGCAAGCCCGGCCTGGATGGCCATTCCAACGGCGCCGAACAGATCGCCGTCCGCGCCCGCGATTGCGGCATGGATATCTCCTACGAAGGCATCCGCCTGACCCCGGCCGAGATTGTCGAGGCGGCGCAAAAGGACAAGGCCCATGTTGTCGGCCTGTCGATCCTTTCCGGATCACATATTCCGCTGGTCGAAGACCTGATGACCCAAATGCGCGAGGCCGGTCTGGGCCATATTCCGGTGATTGTGGGCGGTATCATCCCCGATGATGACGCCGCCCGACTTTCTGCCATGGGTGTTGCGCGGGTCTATACGCCCAAGGATTTTGAATTGAACGTGATTATGGGCGACATCGTCACCCTTGCCGATCCCGAAGCGGTCGCAGCAGAATAA
- a CDS encoding 1-acyl-sn-glycerol-3-phosphate acyltransferase — protein sequence MNQTVQLPLWLFILILLFAAVTALSHFLLPSVRWFFRRRLERAVARLNTRLKRPIEPFKLARRYDMIQRLIYDPEVTREIVVYARENGVPENVAFQKARDYAREIVPSFSAFAYFSFGIRVARLLANAVYRIKTADSNDRIFDAIPKEATIVYVMNHRSNMDYVLVTYLAARESALAYAVGEWARVWPLSRLIKSMGAYFIRRKSRGALYRKVLARYVQMATAGGVNQAMYPEGGLSLNGKLQPPRMGLLSYVADGFEPEGERDVVLVPVAINYDRVLEDTVLIAADQRGDRRFGARITVVLRFVLRKLWQRLTRQETRFGMAAVAFGTPMSLREAGPDASIEQISEDLMERISQTMPVLSVPVVAYALLEQTGGYRPDALKARVGALLEMVPQANRVIKADAIDFELGRAIAGLVARQIIEMRDGNWHMVEGQAPILRFYANSIAHFLPENAALAQEISAPAGS from the coding sequence ATGAACCAGACGGTGCAGCTGCCACTTTGGCTATTTATCCTGATTTTGCTGTTTGCGGCGGTGACGGCGCTGAGCCATTTTCTGTTGCCGTCTGTGCGCTGGTTCTTTCGGCGGCGGCTGGAAAGGGCGGTTGCACGGCTGAACACCCGGCTCAAGCGGCCGATTGAGCCGTTCAAGCTGGCGCGGCGCTATGACATGATCCAACGGTTGATCTATGATCCCGAAGTGACCCGCGAAATTGTGGTCTATGCCCGCGAAAACGGGGTGCCTGAGAACGTGGCCTTTCAAAAGGCCCGCGACTATGCCCGCGAAATTGTGCCCAGCTTTTCGGCCTTTGCCTATTTCAGCTTTGGCATTCGGGTGGCGCGGCTGCTGGCGAACGCGGTGTACCGGATCAAAACCGCCGACAGCAACGACCGGATCTTTGATGCAATCCCCAAGGAAGCCACGATCGTCTATGTGATGAACCACCGGTCCAACATGGATTACGTGCTTGTCACCTATTTGGCGGCGCGGGAATCTGCGCTGGCTTATGCTGTGGGAGAATGGGCGCGGGTTTGGCCGCTGAGCCGGTTGATCAAATCCATGGGAGCCTATTTCATCCGGCGCAAATCGCGCGGGGCGCTTTATCGCAAGGTTTTGGCCCGTTACGTGCAGATGGCGACAGCGGGCGGCGTCAATCAGGCGATGTATCCCGAAGGCGGGCTGAGCCTGAATGGAAAGTTGCAGCCGCCTCGGATGGGCTTGCTGTCTTATGTGGCGGATGGGTTTGAACCCGAGGGCGAGCGGGACGTGGTGCTGGTTCCGGTTGCGATCAACTATGACCGGGTGCTCGAAGACACGGTGCTGATCGCCGCCGACCAGCGGGGCGACCGGCGGTTCGGGGCGCGGATCACGGTGGTCTTGCGGTTTGTGCTGCGCAAGCTGTGGCAGCGGCTGACCCGGCAGGAAACCCGGTTTGGTATGGCGGCTGTGGCCTTTGGCACGCCAATGTCGCTGCGCGAGGCGGGACCGGATGCCAGTATCGAACAGATCTCCGAAGACCTGATGGAACGCATCTCTCAGACCATGCCGGTGTTGTCGGTGCCGGTGGTGGCCTATGCCCTGTTGGAACAAACCGGGGGCTATCGCCCGGATGCGTTGAAAGCGCGGGTTGGCGCCTTGCTTGAGATGGTGCCGCAGGCCAACCGGGTGATCAAAGCCGATGCAATTGATTTTGAGCTGGGCCGCGCGATTGCCGGGCTGGTGGCGCGGCAAATCATCGAAATGCGGGACGGAAACTGGCATATGGTAGAGGGGCAGGCACCGATCTTGCGATTTTATGCCAACTCCATTGCGCATTTCCTGCCCGAGAATGCTGCACTTGCACAGGAAATTTCTGCACCCGCTGGGTCATAA
- the deoD gene encoding purine-nucleoside phosphorylase, producing the protein MTVHIGAKPGEIAETVLMPGDPYRAKWAAETFLEGAELVNEVRGMLGFTGTWKGNRVTIQGSGMGMPSLSIYANELIRDYDAKTLIRIGSCGGMQPQVGIRDVIIAMTASTITSPSSGIFKEVNYAPTADWSLLRAAVAAAEGKGCKTHVGGIYSSDVFYAERPDLDEQMVRHGILGVEMEAAELYTLAARHGRRALAVLTVSDHLQTGEALPSEDREKTFGDMVEIALEAAFA; encoded by the coding sequence ATGACCGTCCATATCGGAGCCAAGCCCGGCGAAATCGCAGAAACCGTCCTCATGCCCGGCGATCCTTACCGCGCCAAATGGGCGGCTGAGACCTTTCTTGAGGGGGCCGAACTGGTCAACGAAGTGCGCGGCATGCTTGGCTTTACCGGCACATGGAAAGGCAACCGCGTGACCATCCAAGGGTCCGGCATGGGCATGCCTTCGCTGTCGATCTACGCCAATGAACTGATTCGCGATTATGACGCCAAAACCCTGATCCGCATCGGGTCATGCGGCGGAATGCAGCCGCAGGTGGGTATACGCGACGTGATTATTGCCATGACCGCCAGCACCATCACATCGCCATCTTCCGGCATTTTCAAAGAAGTGAACTATGCCCCAACCGCCGATTGGTCACTACTGCGGGCCGCTGTGGCGGCAGCGGAAGGCAAAGGATGCAAAACCCATGTCGGCGGAATCTATTCCTCAGATGTGTTTTATGCCGAACGCCCCGATCTGGACGAACAAATGGTGCGCCACGGTATTCTGGGCGTGGAGATGGAGGCGGCGGAGCTTTACACTCTGGCCGCCCGTCATGGTCGCCGCGCACTCGCGGTTCTGACGGTCTCGGACCATTTGCAAACCGGTGAGGCGCTGCCGTCAGAAGATCGTGAAAAGACCTTTGGCGATATGGTCGAGATCGCTCTTGAAGCAGCGTTCGCTTAG
- a CDS encoding H-NS family nucleoid-associated regulatory protein, translating to MKIDLKSLSSKELEKLVADAKKALANARARDRAKARKAAEKAAAEYGFSLNELSSEIKGASKPRKAKAKAPAKKGKPQYANPEDATQTWTGKGRQPNWYRAAVENGIAPETMRIGS from the coding sequence ATGAAAATCGATCTGAAATCACTGAGTTCCAAAGAATTGGAAAAGCTGGTTGCCGACGCGAAGAAAGCACTGGCAAATGCCCGCGCCCGTGACCGCGCCAAAGCCCGCAAAGCAGCCGAGAAAGCTGCCGCCGAATATGGCTTTTCTCTCAATGAGTTGTCCTCTGAAATCAAAGGTGCCTCAAAGCCGCGCAAAGCCAAAGCAAAAGCGCCCGCCAAGAAGGGCAAACCGCAATATGCCAACCCCGAGGATGCCACTCAAACATGGACGGGAAAAGGGCGACAACCCAATTGGTATCGCGCAGCGGTTGAAAACGGTATTGCGCCTGAAACGATGCGTATTGGAAGTTAA
- a CDS encoding helix-turn-helix transcriptional regulator — translation MNPVLKALARADTIEDLKDACIELRDMLQIDHVSYFCFGPGDGLYGYATYSMEWKARYAQQQYMRIDPVLIGGNSRFEPFNWNDLDWSAKPARKFRVEAAMHGVGTQGYSVPVRGPKGQFALFSVNHSCEDAEWAAFTRKHQNSFILLSHYFNQKALEVVANLDEKPTKALSPRELDAMTLLARGLSRAEVAKDLDISEHTLRVYIESARSKLNAQNTTHAVVRALSRGLIVA, via the coding sequence TTGAACCCCGTCCTCAAGGCATTGGCCCGCGCTGACACGATTGAGGATCTCAAAGACGCCTGTATCGAATTGCGTGACATGCTGCAGATCGATCATGTCTCCTATTTTTGTTTTGGACCCGGTGACGGGCTTTATGGCTATGCGACCTATTCGATGGAATGGAAGGCCCGCTATGCGCAGCAACAATATATGCGCATCGATCCGGTGCTGATCGGCGGCAATTCCCGATTTGAACCGTTCAACTGGAACGATCTGGACTGGAGTGCAAAACCGGCCCGCAAATTCCGTGTCGAGGCGGCGATGCATGGTGTCGGAACGCAGGGGTATTCGGTGCCTGTGCGCGGGCCCAAAGGGCAATTCGCATTGTTTTCGGTCAATCACTCTTGCGAGGATGCGGAATGGGCCGCTTTCACGCGTAAGCATCAGAACAGTTTTATCCTGCTGTCGCACTATTTTAACCAGAAGGCGCTGGAGGTGGTGGCGAACCTGGACGAAAAGCCGACCAAGGCGCTGTCGCCGCGCGAATTGGACGCGATGACGCTGCTGGCGCGGGGGCTCAGCCGGGCAGAGGTTGCCAAAGATCTGGACATTTCCGAGCACACGCTGCGGGTCTATATTGAAAGCGCGCGCAGCAAGTTGAACGCGCAGAATACGACCCATGCAGTGGTGCGTGCGTTGAGCCGGGGATTGATCGTCGCCTGA
- a CDS encoding urea carboxylase-associated family protein — MITTPIDAEARRAIKPVICYPVETLPQPDMALLTRARQDLRKTGEALVQPRDAATFTVPAGHFFRITSVEGSQVGDLNLWNANDLNERFYSGKTRALHGTHITTGERMWSSFPGMRPMATISHDTLGWYGIDAYGGAVHDVIGTRCDPYTHNLLKGGQYHHCCHSNLTRAMAAHLGVPVQEAEPLVHDVLNVFMCTGFTRDTGQYFMKASPVRPGDYLEFFAEMDLLGALSACPGGDCSAEHSSDVAACYPLLVEVFAPQDGGLDGWTPPPVNGYDRSHGA; from the coding sequence ATGATCACCACACCTATTGATGCCGAAGCCCGCCGCGCGATCAAACCGGTGATCTGCTATCCTGTCGAGACCCTGCCGCAGCCGGATATGGCACTGCTGACGCGGGCGCGGCAGGATCTGCGCAAAACGGGTGAGGCACTGGTACAGCCCCGTGATGCGGCGACGTTCACCGTGCCAGCCGGGCATTTTTTCCGCATCACCTCGGTTGAAGGATCGCAGGTGGGGGATCTGAACTTGTGGAACGCCAATGACCTGAACGAACGGTTCTATTCTGGCAAGACCCGCGCCTTGCATGGCACCCATATCACCACGGGAGAGCGGATGTGGTCCTCTTTTCCGGGCATGCGGCCTATGGCGACCATCAGCCATGATACGCTGGGGTGGTACGGGATAGATGCCTATGGGGGGGCGGTGCATGACGTGATTGGCACCCGTTGCGATCCTTATACGCATAACTTGTTGAAAGGCGGGCAATATCACCATTGCTGCCATTCCAATCTGACCCGTGCCATGGCCGCGCATCTGGGTGTGCCTGTGCAAGAGGCAGAACCCTTGGTGCATGACGTGTTGAACGTGTTCATGTGTACCGGGTTTACCCGCGACACGGGGCAGTATTTCATGAAAGCCAGCCCGGTGCGGCCCGGCGACTATCTGGAATTCTTTGCCGAGATGGATCTTCTTGGCGCGCTCAGCGCCTGTCCCGGCGGGGATTGTTCGGCGGAACATTCCTCAGACGTGGCCGCCTGCTACCCGTTGTTGGTAGAGGTGTTTGCGCCGCAGGACGGAGGGCTGGACGGTTGGACCCCTCCGCCCGTCAATGGCTATGACCGCAGTCATGGCGCATGA
- the ccrA gene encoding crotonyl-CoA carboxylase/reductase: protein MALDTSIAQYDAPEKDLYELGEMPPMGHVPKQMYAWAIRRERHGDPDTAMLQEVVDVPQLDSHDVLVLVMAAGINYNGVWAARGVPISPFDGHKQPYHIAGSDASGIVWAVGDKVKRWKVGDEVVIHCNQDDGDDEECNGGDPMYSPSQRIWGYETPDGSFSQFTRVQAQQLMPRPKHLTWEESACYTLTLATAYRMLFGHEPHDLKPGQNVLVWGASGGLGSYAIQLINTAGANAIGVISDESKRDFVMDLGAKGVLNRKDFNCWGQLPTVNTPEYAEWFKEARKFGKAIWDITGKGVNVDMVFEHPGEATFPVSTFVVKKGGMVVICAGTSGFNLTFDVRYMWMHQKRLQGSHFAHLKQASAANNLMLERRLDPCMSEVFTWADLPEAHMKMMRNEHKPGNMSVLVQAPTTGLRTLEDALDAR, encoded by the coding sequence ATGGCACTCGATACATCCATCGCGCAGTACGACGCACCGGAAAAAGATCTCTATGAATTGGGCGAGATGCCCCCGATGGGCCATGTCCCAAAGCAGATGTACGCATGGGCCATCCGCCGCGAGCGTCACGGCGATCCCGATACCGCCATGCTGCAAGAGGTGGTTGATGTGCCGCAGCTGGACAGTCATGACGTGTTGGTCTTGGTGATGGCTGCAGGCATCAACTACAACGGTGTCTGGGCCGCGCGCGGCGTGCCGATCAGCCCTTTTGACGGCCACAAGCAGCCCTACCACATTGCCGGTTCCGATGCCTCGGGTATCGTTTGGGCCGTGGGTGACAAGGTCAAGCGCTGGAAGGTGGGCGATGAGGTGGTGATCCACTGCAACCAGGATGATGGCGATGATGAGGAATGCAACGGCGGCGATCCGATGTATTCCCCAAGCCAGCGGATCTGGGGCTACGAGACACCGGACGGTTCGTTCAGCCAGTTCACCCGCGTTCAGGCACAGCAGCTCATGCCGCGCCCCAAGCATCTGACATGGGAAGAGAGCGCGTGCTACACGCTGACGCTGGCCACCGCTTACCGGATGCTGTTCGGCCATGAGCCGCATGATCTGAAGCCCGGCCAGAACGTGCTGGTCTGGGGTGCGTCGGGTGGTCTTGGCTCTTATGCGATCCAGCTGATCAATACGGCGGGTGCGAATGCGATCGGTGTGATCTCTGACGAAAGCAAGCGCGACTTTGTGATGGATCTGGGCGCCAAGGGCGTGTTGAACCGCAAGGATTTCAATTGCTGGGGCCAGCTGCCCACGGTGAACACGCCCGAGTATGCCGAATGGTTCAAAGAGGCGCGCAAATTCGGCAAGGCGATCTGGGACATCACCGGCAAGGGCGTGAATGTTGACATGGTCTTTGAACACCCCGGCGAAGCGACCTTCCCTGTGTCCACCTTCGTGGTGAAGAAGGGCGGTATGGTTGTGATCTGTGCGGGCACCTCGGGTTTCAACCTGACGTTTGACGTGCGCTACATGTGGATGCACCAGAAGCGTTTGCAGGGCAGCCACTTTGCCCACCTCAAGCAAGCCTCGGCTGCCAACAACCTGATGTTGGAGCGCCGCCTTGATCCGTGCATGTCCGAAGTGTTCACATGGGCCGATCTGCCCGAAGCGCACATGAAGATGATGCGCAACGAACATAAGCCGGGCAACATGTCTGTGCTCGTGCAGGCGCCGACAACCGGCCTGCGCACATTGGAAGACGCGCTCGACGCTCGTTAA
- a CDS encoding ATP-dependent DNA helicase, with product MNVPSVTYTDDQAAAYDSVTEMLRHAGIDLDDSLLMPPGGGADQVMAVTGKAGSGKTLLLAELYKALEQAGVEVVSGDYESRKRKDKRTLAILAPTNKAASVLRLRGVPATTIHRILYTPVYDPEYEKIAEWLAGSGERPEIEGLTDLALDRAAAFYAGNKSIPGALAAAGLRGSDFITGWKRREEPLDIGFVDESSMLDDKQFEDLKEIFPTLLLFGDPAQLAPVNQSGTMVFEKLPEKRVLTLNRIHRQDADNPILDLAHALADPDLGFEDFERMIEAASKKDDRVVWGQRVEVDLMARSPVLVWRNATRIRLINAFRSVHGAPEDALLAGEPLICDGIELPLKHRKKRLDLEARGLIKGAQVVFLGEGRKPGFSRLHVMGAEDPQVSAASIVKIEKPDEEEPFIPFAARMGATFLHGAAVTIHKAQGSQWETVQVFAPDLYAAARMGRMEAGQPLWKRLAYVAITRAQERLIWVVRNRLSKPSGPLVVDDLRATPVAPLTLDPTTEDFA from the coding sequence ATGAATGTGCCCTCCGTGACCTACACCGACGATCAAGCCGCCGCCTATGACAGCGTCACCGAAATGCTGCGCCATGCGGGGATTGATCTGGACGACAGCCTATTGATGCCACCGGGCGGCGGTGCCGATCAGGTGATGGCGGTGACGGGCAAGGCCGGGTCAGGAAAAACCCTATTGCTGGCAGAGCTTTACAAGGCTCTGGAGCAGGCGGGGGTTGAGGTGGTTTCTGGCGATTACGAGTCGCGAAAGCGCAAGGACAAACGCACATTGGCGATCCTTGCACCGACCAACAAAGCGGCCTCGGTGTTGCGTCTGCGTGGCGTTCCGGCGACGACGATCCACCGGATTTTGTACACGCCGGTCTATGATCCCGAATACGAAAAGATCGCCGAATGGCTGGCAGGCAGCGGTGAGAGACCAGAGATTGAAGGCCTGACCGATCTGGCGCTGGACCGTGCGGCGGCGTTTTATGCGGGCAACAAATCCATTCCCGGTGCCTTGGCGGCGGCGGGCCTGCGTGGGTCGGATTTCATCACCGGCTGGAAACGGCGGGAAGAGCCGCTGGATATCGGATTTGTCGATGAATCCTCGATGCTGGATGACAAGCAGTTCGAAGACCTCAAAGAGATTTTCCCAACGCTGCTTTTGTTTGGCGATCCGGCCCAGCTTGCGCCCGTCAATCAATCCGGCACCATGGTGTTTGAGAAACTGCCGGAAAAGCGGGTTCTGACGCTCAACCGCATTCACCGCCAAGACGCTGATAACCCGATCCTTGATCTTGCCCATGCGCTGGCGGATCCGGATCTGGGGTTCGAGGATTTTGAACGGATGATCGAAGCAGCCTCGAAAAAGGATGACCGCGTGGTCTGGGGGCAAAGGGTCGAGGTGGATCTGATGGCACGCTCGCCTGTGCTGGTTTGGCGCAATGCCACGCGCATCCGTCTGATCAATGCCTTCAGGTCGGTGCATGGCGCGCCCGAAGATGCGCTTCTGGCGGGGGAGCCGCTGATCTGTGACGGAATTGAACTGCCGCTGAAACACCGCAAGAAACGGCTGGATCTGGAGGCGCGTGGGCTGATCAAAGGGGCGCAGGTGGTGTTTCTGGGCGAGGGCCGCAAACCGGGGTTCAGCCGACTGCATGTCATGGGGGCCGAAGACCCGCAGGTGTCTGCCGCGTCCATTGTGAAGATTGAAAAGCCCGACGAGGAAGAGCCGTTTATCCCCTTCGCCGCCCGTATGGGGGCCACGTTCCTGCATGGGGCGGCAGTGACCATCCACAAAGCGCAGGGCAGCCAGTGGGAGACCGTGCAGGTCTTTGCGCCGGATCTATATGCCGCGGCACGGATGGGCCGTATGGAGGCGGGACAGCCCCTGTGGAAACGGCTGGCCTATGTGGCGATCACCCGTGCGCAGGAGCGTTTGATCTGGGTGGTCCGCAACCGGTTGTCGAAACCCAGCGGGCCGCTGGTGGTAGATGATCTGCGGGCCACGCCGGTTGCGCCGCTGACCCTTGATCCGACAACGGAGGATTTTGCATGA
- a CDS encoding FAD-binding dehydrogenase produces MSNTNFKADVIIVGAGLAGMVAAHEAVQRGRKVLLLDQEAPQSLGGQAFWSLGGLFMVDTPEQRRLGIKDSPELALSDWMGSAQFDRAEDANPRAYAEGFIDWAAGGMRQWCYDLGMRWFPVVGWAERGGEQAHGHGNSVPRFHITWGTGTGVVAPFAKRMTEYAAQGSLQLGFRHRVTDLTTSDGRVTGLRGDILENSTEARGKSTTRDVIGSFEHSADAVVLTTGGIGGNHDVVRKHWPADRLGPAPDVMVAGVPDYVDGKMHEIARQAGAGLINEDRMWHYCEGLQNWDPIWPNHGIRILPGPSSLWFDAKGDRMEAPYLPGFDTLGTLKRILSAGQHSWFILTQKIIEKEFALSGSEQNPDLTDGGWRDVLKARLGKGATPAVEAFKKNGADFIVADDLETLVAGMNRMTPDAPVVLDHIRGQITARDLQLTNPFAKDAQITAIRGARNYRGDKLIRTAKPHAILDPENGPLIAVRLNILTRKSLGGLHTDMQGRVLTPKGDVLEGLYAAGEVCGFGGGGYHGYNALEGTFLGGCLYSGRIAGQNA; encoded by the coding sequence ATGAGCAACACCAATTTCAAAGCGGACGTGATCATTGTCGGTGCGGGGCTGGCCGGTATGGTGGCCGCGCATGAGGCGGTGCAGCGGGGCCGCAAGGTTCTGCTGCTGGACCAGGAGGCGCCGCAATCCCTGGGCGGTCAGGCGTTCTGGTCGTTGGGCGGTCTATTTATGGTCGACACCCCCGAACAGCGTCGCTTGGGTATCAAGGACAGCCCCGAACTGGCGCTGAGCGACTGGATGGGATCGGCGCAGTTTGACCGCGCTGAGGATGCCAATCCCCGCGCTTATGCCGAAGGGTTCATTGACTGGGCTGCAGGCGGCATGCGGCAGTGGTGTTATGATCTGGGCATGCGGTGGTTTCCGGTGGTGGGCTGGGCCGAACGCGGTGGCGAGCAGGCCCACGGGCATGGCAATTCGGTGCCGCGGTTTCACATCACATGGGGCACCGGCACCGGCGTTGTGGCCCCCTTTGCCAAGCGGATGACGGAATATGCCGCGCAAGGCAGCCTGCAACTGGGGTTCCGGCATCGGGTCACGGATTTGACCACCAGCGATGGCAGGGTCACGGGCCTGCGCGGCGATATTTTGGAAAACAGCACCGAGGCGCGGGGCAAAAGCACCACGCGGGACGTCATCGGCAGCTTTGAACACAGCGCCGATGCGGTGGTGCTGACCACGGGCGGGATTGGCGGCAATCATGACGTTGTGCGCAAACACTGGCCCGCAGATCGGCTTGGCCCGGCGCCGGACGTGATGGTTGCGGGTGTGCCCGATTACGTCGACGGCAAGATGCACGAGATTGCGCGGCAGGCGGGCGCGGGCCTGATCAACGAAGACCGGATGTGGCATTATTGCGAGGGGCTGCAAAACTGGGATCCGATCTGGCCCAATCATGGTATTCGCATTTTGCCCGGTCCGTCCTCGCTTTGGTTTGATGCCAAGGGCGACCGGATGGAAGCGCCGTATTTGCCGGGGTTTGACACCCTGGGCACGTTGAAACGCATTTTGAGCGCGGGCCAGCATTCGTGGTTTATCCTGACCCAAAAGATCATCGAAAAGGAATTTGCCCTGTCCGGGTCAGAGCAGAACCCGGACCTGACTGATGGTGGCTGGCGCGATGTTTTGAAGGCCCGATTGGGCAAGGGGGCGACACCAGCGGTAGAGGCATTCAAGAAAAACGGTGCGGATTTCATCGTCGCGGATGATCTGGAAACGCTGGTGGCGGGGATGAACCGAATGACCCCCGATGCGCCTGTGGTGCTGGATCATATCCGGGGGCAAATCACCGCGCGGGATCTGCAACTGACCAATCCTTTTGCCAAGGATGCGCAAATCACCGCCATTCGCGGCGCACGCAACTATCGCGGCGACAAATTGATCCGCACGGCCAAACCCCATGCGATCCTTGATCCGGAAAACGGGCCGCTCATTGCGGTGCGGCTGAATATCCTGACGCGGAAATCGCTGGGCGGGTTGCACACGGATATGCAGGGCAGGGTTCTGACGCCCAAGGGCGATGTTCTGGAGGGGCTTTATGCCGCCGGAGAGGTCTGCGGCTTTGGCGGGGGCGGCTATCATGGGTACAACGCCCTTGAGGGGACGTTTCTGGGCGGTTGCCTGTATTCAGGGCGTATCGCGGGGCAGAACGCCTGA